In Hahella sp. KA22, one genomic interval encodes:
- a CDS encoding OmpA family protein — MKAKLLPSILLMSAIASAQPAFADGREKGAYFTGLLGYTFFDHERQIEDDPNLAAGLGYNFTPAISAEVLFGGADLERKHNTGYLNGIFYRLDALYHFSPGEAWRPYLVGGVGNYAFKYDGGGKDEETQYNLGAGIKHAISDSMDVRFDARGVYGDEDETKDAMLNLGFTYMFASAAPAPKDSDRDGVYDDEDACPGTPYGAKVDVRGCEVIGDADGDGVTDDKDQCPNTKAGARVDATGCPVVGDDDADGVPNEKDQCPNSPAAAKVDSRGCPLDTDRDGITDGLDACPDTPYGAKVDNRGCRIQLSETVTITLNVTFPTNSAAIPDEFVAEVEKLAEFMRQYPDTKAVVEGHTDDRGQDAYNQKLSEKRASAVRQMVVERFGIAGERISSVGYGEARPIGDNNTAEGRSANRRVVAVVEATVKTNQ; from the coding sequence ATGAAAGCAAAACTACTCCCATCTATTTTACTGATGAGCGCCATCGCTTCCGCGCAACCGGCGTTCGCCGACGGGCGTGAGAAAGGCGCTTACTTCACCGGCCTGCTCGGCTACACATTCTTCGACCATGAGCGTCAAATTGAAGACGATCCGAACCTTGCTGCAGGCTTGGGCTACAATTTCACGCCAGCAATCTCTGCAGAGGTTCTCTTTGGTGGCGCGGATCTCGAAAGAAAACACAACACGGGCTATCTCAATGGCATCTTTTATCGTCTAGACGCCCTATATCACTTCAGCCCAGGCGAAGCTTGGCGTCCATATCTAGTCGGCGGCGTCGGCAACTACGCCTTCAAATATGATGGCGGCGGCAAAGATGAGGAAACTCAATACAATCTGGGCGCAGGCATCAAGCACGCCATCAGCGATTCGATGGACGTGCGCTTTGACGCCCGCGGCGTATATGGCGATGAAGACGAAACCAAAGACGCCATGCTGAACCTGGGCTTCACTTACATGTTCGCCTCCGCCGCGCCTGCTCCTAAGGATAGCGACAGAGACGGCGTATATGATGATGAAGACGCCTGCCCTGGCACGCCTTACGGCGCTAAAGTCGACGTTCGCGGATGCGAGGTGATCGGCGATGCGGACGGCGACGGCGTGACCGATGACAAAGACCAGTGCCCCAACACCAAGGCCGGCGCGCGCGTTGACGCTACGGGCTGTCCTGTTGTCGGCGACGATGACGCAGACGGCGTACCAAACGAAAAAGACCAGTGCCCGAACTCTCCGGCAGCGGCGAAAGTGGACAGCAGAGGCTGCCCTCTGGACACCGACCGTGACGGCATCACCGACGGTCTGGACGCCTGCCCTGACACGCCCTATGGCGCGAAAGTGGACAACCGCGGCTGCCGTATTCAGCTGAGTGAAACGGTCACCATTACACTGAACGTCACTTTCCCCACCAACTCAGCGGCCATTCCAGATGAGTTCGTGGCGGAAGTAGAGAAACTGGCTGAATTCATGCGCCAGTATCCAGACACGAAAGCTGTCGTTGAAGGACACACTGACGATCGCGGTCAAGACGCCTACAACCAGAAGCTGTCTGAGAAACGCGCCAGCGCTGTGCGCCAGATGGTCGTTGAGCGTTTCGGCATCGCGGGCGAGAGAATCTCCAGCGTCGGTTACGGCGAAGCCCGTCCGATTGGCGATAACAACACCGCAGAAGGCCGTAGCGCCAACCGTCGCGTTGTCGCTGTTGTGGAAGCGACCGTTAAAACCAATCAATAA
- a CDS encoding mechanosensitive ion channel family protein yields the protein MENLDQYLDKAVELVMEYAPQLLLAIITLVVGMWLINKALKFTDDRLQKKFDPTLTKFVHSLASVALKAMLLVSVAQMVGIETTSFIAVLGAAGLAIGLALQGNLSNFASGIMILVFKPFKVGDVIDGAGYIGTVREIQIFTTILMTPDNRRVIIPNSNLANNPLINIAAEATRRVDMVFGISYDDDIDKAKNIIKSMLEADSRVLKDPAPVIAVLALADSSVNIAVRPWVVTADYWPLYFDMHENVKKRFDEEGVTIPFPQRDVHIYQETQ from the coding sequence ATGGAGAACCTAGATCAGTATTTAGATAAAGCTGTCGAGCTGGTGATGGAGTACGCGCCACAATTGCTGCTAGCCATCATTACACTCGTGGTAGGTATGTGGCTGATCAACAAGGCGCTCAAATTCACCGACGATCGCCTGCAGAAAAAGTTTGATCCAACACTCACCAAGTTTGTTCACAGCCTTGCATCAGTTGCCCTCAAGGCGATGTTGCTCGTCAGCGTGGCGCAAATGGTGGGTATTGAAACGACTTCCTTTATCGCTGTTTTAGGCGCCGCCGGCTTGGCTATAGGCCTGGCGCTACAGGGCAACCTGTCGAACTTCGCCAGCGGCATTATGATCCTGGTGTTCAAGCCTTTTAAGGTTGGCGATGTGATAGATGGAGCTGGCTATATCGGTACGGTCAGGGAAATCCAGATCTTCACGACGATTTTGATGACCCCGGACAATCGCCGGGTCATTATTCCCAACTCCAACCTGGCCAATAACCCCTTGATCAACATTGCAGCGGAAGCAACCAGACGAGTGGACATGGTTTTCGGCATCAGCTATGACGACGACATCGACAAGGCAAAAAATATAATTAAGTCAATGCTTGAAGCCGATTCACGTGTGTTGAAAGACCCCGCTCCCGTCATCGCCGTGCTGGCGCTGGCGGACAGCTCCGTCAATATCGCTGTGCGCCCCTGGGTCGTTACTGCCGATTATTGGCCGCTGTATTTCGACATGCATGAGAATGTGAAGAAACGCTTCGACGAAGAAGGCGTGACAATTCCTTTCCCGCAAAGGGATGTCCACATTTATCAAGAAACTCAATAA
- a CDS encoding methyltransferase, with translation MSDLLLPLLQRTLPRGALRVGAPPLIPEIHLYLFDPVVMEGPLSHEEAQAVVAEPAYWSFCWASGQVLARYILDHPELVAGKTVWDIGAGSGVVAIAAALAGASAVLACDLDSAAQVAAAENAALNGVQVRVCETLPSANKPDVITAADILYDRDNLQWLPEWRDRASKVLLADSRVRNLVAPGYELKKAASGRTFPDLNELEEFNEVRIYESGRHIPGEKKATNQVASFGIGFGFPSAVPW, from the coding sequence ATGTCGGACTTATTGCTGCCTTTGCTGCAACGCACTTTGCCTCGCGGCGCTCTTCGAGTGGGCGCGCCGCCGCTTATTCCTGAAATCCATCTTTATTTATTCGACCCTGTGGTAATGGAAGGACCGCTCTCCCATGAGGAGGCGCAGGCTGTCGTCGCTGAACCGGCTTACTGGAGTTTTTGCTGGGCCAGTGGGCAGGTGTTGGCGCGATATATTCTCGATCACCCTGAGCTGGTGGCGGGCAAAACGGTGTGGGACATCGGAGCGGGTTCCGGCGTGGTGGCGATTGCCGCAGCGCTGGCGGGAGCCTCGGCCGTCCTGGCCTGTGACCTGGATTCGGCTGCGCAAGTGGCGGCGGCGGAGAATGCTGCGTTGAATGGGGTGCAAGTGAGGGTGTGTGAGACGCTGCCGTCTGCCAACAAGCCTGATGTGATCACGGCGGCGGATATTCTCTACGACCGAGACAACCTGCAATGGTTGCCGGAATGGCGGGATAGAGCGTCTAAAGTGCTGTTAGCGGATTCGCGGGTGCGTAATCTGGTTGCGCCTGGATATGAGCTGAAAAAGGCCGCATCTGGCAGAACGTTTCCTGATCTCAATGAGTTAGAAGAGTTTAATGAAGTGAGAATCTACGAGAGCGGACGCCATATCCCAGGCGAAAAAAAGGCGACTAATCAGGTCGCCTCATTTGGAATAGGTTTTGGATTCCCATCCGCCGTTCCTTGGTAA
- a CDS encoding VanZ family protein — MFSLSQLYKSLIVLGGHWSARVAFYVLMVVGLVIALTPNEYTPLGTVNDKIRHAFSFAVMSGMAMWSHRNSRVLHVFIAMTCYGLLIEGLQSFIPYRDGSLGDIVANTIGIAIGVSLANWLVVSARPPKASY; from the coding sequence ATGTTTAGTTTGTCTCAATTATATAAAAGCTTGATCGTTCTTGGAGGGCATTGGTCCGCCCGTGTCGCCTTCTACGTACTGATGGTGGTGGGCCTGGTCATTGCGCTCACTCCCAACGAGTACACGCCACTGGGGACTGTGAACGATAAAATACGGCATGCGTTTTCTTTCGCCGTAATGAGTGGCATGGCCATGTGGAGTCACCGCAATAGCCGGGTCCTTCATGTTTTTATCGCCATGACTTGCTATGGCCTGCTCATTGAAGGCCTGCAAAGCTTTATTCCCTATCGGGACGGCAGTCTTGGAGATATTGTGGCCAATACTATCGGCATTGCGATTGGCGTGTCCCTGGCGAACTGGCTGGTAGTGTCCGCGCGTCCGCCCAAAGCATCCTACTGA
- a CDS encoding DUF2971 domain-containing protein → MKLYLYADKLSITILREGKLPFRGLDGLHDPFLSPELPLAAAPVRDITQAEFVAEVKRQYDALPEELSSLVTFEYYLQQAKHKRKEIEAILLQGVANEPLFLNPRFMLSLGVLGLFETVESLVLWRCQGDRHRGVALEIDPDKAGLMDGRYQDSPQTFKKVEYCDERPQTGAFGFSPLFQCSTEFSGEGEWRLLRPLDTGQKQILWDGEALSLCKFPSNAISAIMFGCAVDPELRDALTHLLQVDMRYRQLRTFQMKMSASRFRLSAEPLN, encoded by the coding sequence ATGAAATTATATCTGTACGCCGACAAGCTGAGCATTACCATCTTGAGAGAAGGCAAATTGCCTTTCCGTGGGCTGGACGGCTTGCACGATCCTTTTCTGAGTCCAGAACTCCCTTTGGCGGCCGCTCCAGTCAGGGATATCACTCAAGCGGAGTTCGTGGCGGAAGTAAAGCGGCAATATGACGCGCTTCCCGAGGAGCTGAGCAGTCTGGTCACCTTCGAGTATTACCTGCAGCAGGCCAAGCATAAACGCAAGGAAATAGAAGCCATTTTATTGCAGGGAGTCGCAAATGAGCCTTTGTTTCTCAACCCTCGTTTTATGCTGTCACTGGGGGTGCTTGGTCTGTTCGAAACTGTTGAAAGCCTTGTGCTGTGGCGGTGTCAGGGGGATCGCCATCGTGGCGTCGCACTGGAGATAGATCCTGATAAGGCGGGACTAATGGACGGGCGCTATCAAGACAGTCCGCAAACGTTCAAAAAAGTCGAATATTGTGACGAGAGACCACAAACTGGGGCATTCGGCTTCAGCCCTTTGTTTCAGTGCTCCACTGAGTTTTCTGGAGAGGGTGAGTGGCGCTTGTTGCGCCCGTTGGATACGGGACAGAAACAAATACTATGGGATGGTGAGGCATTGTCCCTTTGTAAGTTTCCCTCCAACGCCATATCTGCGATCATGTTCGGCTGCGCTGTGGACCCTGAGCTAAGAGATGCGTTGACGCATCTGCTACAGGTGGATATGCGCTACCGTCAATTGCGTACATTTCAAATGAAAATGAGCGCGTCCCGGTTTCGCCTTAGCGCGGAACCTTTAAACTGA
- the cysZ gene encoding sulfate transporter CysZ has protein sequence MKLFAKGFNDLLEGFRLIQHPKLRVFVIIPLIINILVFVGFIWGMSAYFSGWVDAMVSWLPDWLSFLRWLVWLVFAILVGILVFYTFVFVATLVGAPFYGLLAEQTQKLLTGKEVDEDTPWKQVIMNIPASVWREIKKFLYYLPRALGLFLLSFIPVVNLVSPLLWAVFSSWIMALEFVDYPADNNKRKIDDVIRFMRERRSRTLGFGLGVWGSTLIPIVNLVSMQAAVAGGVKFWLEEHGQLPKANPASGAGVAVR, from the coding sequence GTGAAATTATTCGCTAAAGGTTTTAACGACCTGCTGGAAGGGTTTCGCCTGATTCAGCATCCCAAGCTGCGGGTCTTTGTCATTATCCCTTTGATTATCAATATATTGGTATTTGTAGGCTTCATCTGGGGCATGAGCGCTTACTTTTCCGGCTGGGTGGACGCCATGGTCAGCTGGCTACCAGACTGGCTATCTTTCTTGCGCTGGTTGGTATGGCTGGTTTTCGCCATTCTGGTGGGCATTCTGGTGTTTTACACCTTTGTGTTTGTCGCCACACTGGTTGGCGCTCCCTTCTATGGTTTGCTGGCGGAACAGACGCAGAAGTTGTTGACTGGAAAAGAGGTGGATGAAGATACCCCCTGGAAACAAGTGATTATGAATATTCCCGCCAGTGTCTGGCGTGAGATCAAGAAGTTCCTTTATTATCTTCCGCGTGCGCTGGGGTTATTTTTGCTTAGCTTCATCCCTGTGGTGAACTTGGTGTCGCCATTGCTTTGGGCGGTGTTCTCTTCATGGATCATGGCGCTTGAGTTTGTGGACTACCCTGCGGATAACAACAAGCGCAAGATTGATGACGTGATTCGTTTCATGCGCGAGCGCCGCAGTCGGACGCTGGGCTTCGGCCTGGGCGTTTGGGGCAGCACTTTGATTCCTATCGTGAATTTGGTGTCCATGCAGGCGGCGGTCGCCGGCGGCGTTAAATTCTGGCTGGAAGAGCACGGTCAGTTACCTAAAGCGAACCCCGCTTCTGGCGCCGGCGTAGCTGTGAGGTGA
- a CDS encoding response regulator, translated as MALKVLVVDDASFVRDMVKRAMRTYFPQVTVEEAINGKKAQILMNKTHYDLILCDWEMPEMSGLELLQWARGQDAYKKTPFVMVTSRGDRGHVVEAVQSGVSDYLGKPFSPEMLAQKVNKQLAAKLKRAAGEKSSSARPGSDSASVLMQASDSAKQASTPAVTPGPFADSAALLTGGSTSPKKPAPDPTSGKKALAQIRFAEFNLPCVIKAITLTEVKVIAKRGQKFPMILDPAVVDIEVDDGETLERINGYVHMLQAVEKRVDTDFISIVIRFVDEDPDKMASLSKFIAKF; from the coding sequence ATGGCTTTAAAGGTGTTGGTGGTTGATGATGCGAGTTTCGTCCGTGATATGGTCAAGCGGGCGATGCGAACCTATTTTCCTCAGGTGACGGTGGAAGAAGCCATCAACGGGAAGAAAGCGCAGATCCTGATGAATAAGACGCACTATGATCTCATCCTGTGCGACTGGGAAATGCCGGAAATGTCGGGGCTGGAGTTATTGCAGTGGGCGCGTGGACAAGACGCCTACAAGAAGACGCCTTTCGTTATGGTGACCAGCCGGGGGGATAGGGGCCATGTGGTAGAGGCGGTGCAAAGCGGCGTTTCCGATTATCTGGGCAAACCCTTCAGTCCTGAAATGCTGGCGCAGAAAGTCAACAAGCAATTGGCCGCCAAGCTTAAACGCGCTGCTGGTGAAAAGTCCTCTTCGGCCCGTCCGGGCTCCGATTCCGCTTCTGTATTGATGCAGGCGTCTGACAGCGCCAAGCAGGCTTCGACTCCAGCCGTGACGCCGGGCCCGTTTGCAGATAGTGCAGCCCTGCTGACTGGTGGTTCTACATCTCCTAAAAAACCAGCGCCGGACCCAACGTCAGGTAAGAAAGCGCTGGCGCAGATTCGATTTGCTGAGTTCAACCTGCCCTGTGTGATCAAGGCCATTACTTTGACTGAAGTGAAAGTGATCGCCAAACGGGGGCAGAAGTTTCCGATGATTCTTGATCCCGCCGTGGTGGATATAGAGGTCGACGATGGTGAAACTCTGGAACGGATTAACGGCTACGTGCACATGCTGCAGGCAGTGGAGAAGCGGGTGGACACGGACTTTATCAGCATCGTTATTCGGTTTGTGGATGAAGACCCGGATAAGATGGCGTCGCTGTCCAAGTTTATCGCCAAATTCTAA
- the phoR gene encoding phosphate regulon sensor histidine kinase PhoR, giving the protein MRNHWRHYVRLLVYSLLGCIIVGLIIGSVAWALVFGLTAYLGWTLTQAFRMHRWLYQAKMEDPPESRGLWGDLFDGIHRLQVQHYRSRDRLQAMIDRIQESTNALKDAVVMTNSEGAMDWWNQSAEKLLGFKYPTDRGQLIYNLIRTPIFKRYFTSKKYQEPLILNAPNNPNLKLQFHITLFGEDDRLLLVQDVTRLYRLEEMRRDFVSNVSHELRTPLTVISGYLETLIDNADELPPRWNRALNQMQQQAQRMEALVNDLLLLSRIENDGSNFKATLVDVDSMLRAICDDARALSQEKGHRIELSLESSAGLTGNETQLHSAFSNIVMNAVKYTPPNGEIRVRWFEDKKGVHFAVRDSGIGIDPLHIPRLTERFYRADPSRAADTGGTGLGLAIVKHVLINHDGELEITSHIGEGSTFTCHFPRTRMASAEALAEAENVSD; this is encoded by the coding sequence GTACGGCTACTGGTTTACAGTTTGCTGGGCTGCATCATTGTCGGCCTTATTATCGGTTCAGTAGCCTGGGCGCTGGTGTTCGGTCTCACCGCCTACCTGGGGTGGACGCTCACCCAGGCGTTTCGCATGCACCGCTGGCTGTACCAGGCGAAAATGGAAGACCCTCCCGAGAGCCGCGGATTATGGGGAGATCTATTCGACGGCATTCATCGTCTCCAGGTTCAGCACTATCGTTCCCGCGATCGACTGCAAGCCATGATCGACCGCATCCAGGAATCCACCAACGCCCTTAAAGACGCTGTCGTCATGACCAACAGCGAAGGCGCTATGGACTGGTGGAACCAATCCGCGGAGAAGCTGCTGGGCTTCAAATATCCGACCGACCGGGGCCAGCTGATTTACAACCTGATCCGCACGCCTATTTTCAAGCGCTACTTCACCTCCAAGAAATACCAGGAGCCGTTGATCCTCAACGCCCCCAATAATCCCAACTTGAAGTTACAGTTTCATATCACACTGTTCGGAGAAGACGATCGCCTGCTACTGGTGCAGGATGTGACGCGGCTATACCGTCTGGAAGAGATGCGACGGGACTTCGTTTCTAACGTATCCCATGAGTTGCGCACGCCATTGACGGTCATATCCGGCTATCTGGAGACCCTCATCGACAACGCCGATGAACTGCCTCCTCGCTGGAATCGCGCCTTGAACCAGATGCAGCAACAAGCGCAGCGTATGGAAGCACTGGTCAATGACTTACTGCTGCTTTCCCGCATAGAGAATGACGGCTCCAACTTCAAAGCTACGTTGGTGGATGTGGATAGCATGCTGCGCGCTATCTGCGACGACGCCCGCGCCCTGAGCCAGGAAAAAGGCCACCGCATAGAGCTGAGTCTGGAGAGCAGCGCCGGGCTTACCGGCAACGAAACGCAATTACACAGCGCTTTTTCCAATATCGTTATGAATGCAGTGAAATACACGCCTCCCAATGGCGAGATTCGGGTGCGCTGGTTCGAGGATAAGAAAGGCGTGCATTTCGCCGTCAGGGACAGTGGCATCGGCATTGATCCCCTGCACATTCCCAGACTGACGGAACGTTTTTACCGAGCTGACCCTTCACGGGCTGCAGATACCGGCGGCACAGGGTTGGGACTGGCAATCGTCAAGCATGTCCTGATCAATCATGACGGCGAGCTGGAAATCACCAGCCACATCGGCGAAGGCAGCACCTTCACCTGCCACTTCCCGCGCACTCGCATGGCTTCTGCGGAGGCGTTAGCGGAAGCCGAGAATGTCAGTGATTAA